In Trichoderma atroviride chromosome 2, complete sequence, one DNA window encodes the following:
- a CDS encoding uncharacterized protein (CAZy:GH55~TransMembrane:1 (i35-60o)): protein MPTLTWPIFGMGARYKPLPSQQDTHHPRNANRRRAAINCFLVMMGLSTVLTASLLALRLFAAPSLAAPAPAADTKAVVEAAAATSWWLPNIARNGNVPFSSASGYPVYRNVQTYGAVGDGVHDDTAAINAAISAGNRCGSGCDSSTTTPAIVYFPPGTYLVSAPIQLWYYTQLIGDATNLPTLKASANFAGIAVIDSNPFRTTPQNNFFRQIRNFKIDLTGQPESTGTGIHWQVAQATSIQNVVFNMNTDTSSNNKQQGIWMEDGSGGWMSDLTFNGGALGMWVGNQQFTSRNLVFNGCQTAIYMNWNWLWSFQGLTINNANVGIDMSQSGVGSILLSDSKISNTKVGVLTGYSTGQNGTAGSLVLDNVDMTSNTPIAVKSTGGATILNGGATFASWSQGRAYTGTAAGKAVQGTRAAVGKPAALTTGGKVFTKSKPQYETVAAGNFVSVKAHGAKGDGSTDDTAAIQAIFNSATSGQVVYFDHGAYVITDTIKVPANIKIVGEIWPLIMVGGSKFKDMNNPKPVWQIGQPGDTGNVEIQDLMFETIGPQPGAIIVEWNVAGASQGSAGLWDVHWRIGGSAGTQLQSNTCTKTPNQTTSPNSACFGAFLLLHVTSSASIYMENAWLWVADHELDLSDHNQVNIYNGRGLLLESTKGAWLWGTASEHNQLYNYNFNSAQNVYSSILQTETAYMQGNPDARVPFTFNSQFADPDFSKCTSATCARTWGIRVVNSSNTFIYGTGMYSFFNNYGQDCVDANNCQDNMIDIQSSSVKLFGISTKASVSMVNLNGQQVVFDRDNRNTFCGTAISYETS from the exons ATGCCGACTCTAACTTGGCCTATTTTTGGCATGGGCGCTCGATATAAG CCTTTACCCAGTCAACAAGATACACATCATCCTCGAAACGCGAATCGCAGAAGAGCGGCAATCAACTGTTTCCTAGTCATGATGGGTCTCTCAACCGTCTTGACGGCCTCTCTCCTGGCCTTGCGTCTATTCGCGGCGCCTTCTCTTGCTGCACCAGCCCCGGCTGCCGATACCAAGGCTGTGGTcgaggccgctgctgcgACAAGCTGGTGGCTTCCCAACATTGCGCGAAACGGCAATGTGCCCTTCTCAAGTGCTTCCGGCTACCCAGTCTATCGCAACGTGCAAACCTATGGAGCCGTGGGCGATGGTGTCCACGATGACACTGCAGCCATCAACGCTGCTATTAGCGCTGGAAACCGATGCGGTAGCGGCTGCGACTCTTCCACCACTACGCCAGCCATCGTTTACTTCCCTCCCGGCACCTACCTCGTCTCAGCGCCCATTCAGCTTTGGTACTACACCCAGCTTATTGGTGATGCCACCAACCTCCCTACGCTCAAGGCTTCCGCCAACTTCGCCGGTATTGCCGTCATTGACTCCAACCCCTTCCGAACCACTCCCCAGAACAACTTCTTCCGCCAGATTCGCAACTTCAAGATTGACCTGACTGGACAGCCAGAGTCCACTGGTACCGGTATTCACTGGCAGGTCGCTCAGGCTACCTCGATTCAGAACGTTGTTTTCAACATGAACACCGACACCTCCTCCAACAACAAGCAGCAGGGTATCTGGATGGAGGATGGCTCTGGAGGCTGGATGAGCGACCTCACCTTCAACGGTGGTGCCTTGGGCATGTGGGTCGGCAACCAGCAGTTCACCAGCCgcaacctcgtcttcaacggCTGCCAGACCGCCATCTACATGAACTGGAACTGGCTGTGGAGCTTCCAAGGCCTGaccatcaacaacgccaacGTCGGTATTGACATGAGCCAGAGCGGTGTCGGCTCCATCTTGCTCTCCGACTCCAAAATCTCCAACACAAAGGTCGGTGTGCTTACCGGATACAGCACTGGCCAGAACGGCACCGCTGGATCCCTCGTCCTGGATAACGTAGATATGACTTCCAACACCCCCATCGCTGTCAAGAGCACCGGCGGTGCCACCATTCTCAATGGCGGTGCTACTTTTGCTTCATGGTCCCAGGGTCGCGCCTACACTGGCACCGCCGCCGGAAAGGCTGTTCAGGGCACTCGTGCCGCCGTCGGCAAGCCCGCTGCCTTGACTACCGGTGGTAAGGTCTTCACCAAGAGCAAGCCTCAGTACGAGACAGTCGCTGCCGGCAACTTTGTGTCCGTCAAGGCTCACGGCGCCAAGGGTGACGGTTCCACTGACGACACTGCtgccatccaggccatcttcaacagcgcCACCTCTGGCCAGGTCGTCTACTTTGACCACGGTGCCTATGTCATCACCGATACCATCAAGGTTCCCGCCAACATCAAGATTGTTGGTGAGATCTGGCCTCTCATCATGGTTGGTGGTTCCAAGTTCAAGGACATGAACAACCCCAAGCCCGTCTGGCAGATTGGCCAGCCCGGCGATACTGGCAATGTTGAGATTCAAGACCTCATGTTCGAGACCATCGGCCCCCAGCCCGGTGCCATCATTGTCGAATGGAACGTTGCTGGCGCTTCTCAGGGCTCTGCCGGCCTGTGGGACGTCCACTGGCGTATTGGCGGCTCTGCTGGCACTCAGCTGCAGTCCAACACTTGCACCAAGACTCCCAACCAGACGACTTCTCCCAACTCGGCTTGCTTTGGCgctttcttgcttctgcaCGTCACCTCTTCTGCTAGCATCTACATGGAGAACGCTTGGCTCTGGGTCGCTGATCACGAGCTTGATCTCTCTGACCACAACCAGGTCAACATTTACAACGGCCGTGGACTTTTGCTTGAGAGCACCAAGGGTGCCTGGCTCTGGGGCACCGCTTCCGAGCACAACCAGCTCTACAACTACAACTTCAACAGCGCTCAGAATGTTTACAGCAGCATCCTCCAGACTGAAACCGCCTACATGCAGGGCAACCCTGACGCCCGAGTTCCTTTCACCTTCAACTCCCAGTTTGCTGACCCTGACTTTTCCAAGTGCACTTCTGCCACCTGCGCTCGTACCTGGGGTATCCGTGTGGTAAACTCCAGCAACACGTTCATCTACGGCACTGGCATGtacagcttcttcaacaactACGGCCAGGACTGTGTCGACGCCAACAACTGCCAGGACAACATGATTGACATCCAGAGCTCATCCGTCAAGCTCTTTGGTATCAGCACCAAGGCCAGTGTCAGCATGGTCAACCTTAACGGCCAGCAGGTTGTTTTCGACAGGGACAACCGCAACACTTTCTGCGGCACTGCCATTTCATATGAGACGTCATAG
- a CDS encoding uncharacterized protein (EggNog:ENOG41~TransMembrane:3 (o12-29i50-71o83-102i)), translated as MAPLTRLPLAYRLFFLYLEPVSALVGAFFTHFRQQRYLELLNSASAPARLVPLSTSVAMSQLANMYFFFAINEALVLRSTSNLRVWRAVLLVLLIADFGHLYSMKELGPGIYYNVMDWNVGDIGNVPWVYAGATMRCCFLAGVGL; from the coding sequence ATGGCTCCTCTAACCAGGCTCCCTCTCGCATaccgcctcttcttcctctatCTCGAGCCCGTCTCCGCCCTCGTCGGCGCCTTCTTCACCCACttccgccagcagcgctACCTCGAGCTCCTAAACAGCGCATCCGCGCCGGCCAGGCTCGTCCCGCTGAGCACCTCCGTGGCCATGTCTCAGCTCGCAAACAtgtacttcttcttcgccatcaaCGAGGCGCTCGTTCTCCGGTCAACCAGCAATCTGCGAGTCTGGCGCgctgtgctgctggtgcttcTGATTGCGGACTTTGGGCATTTGTACTCGATGAAGGAGCTGGGCCCCGGCATCTACTACAACGTCATGGATTGGAACGTGGGCGATATTGGCAACGTGCCCTGGGTATATGCGGGGGCCACGATGAGATGCTGTTTTCTGGCCGGCGTTGGCCTGTGA
- a CDS encoding uncharacterized protein (BUSCO:EOG092D3XC6): MPTSSDPKLLCSAALCQVFDSIFMDVPMSKVKFNASGDYAYIQNFKVLQNTFLKHQVDKPIPVEMLVKCKMQDNLEFLQWTKKFWDLNFPDHDYDAVARRKGGGMPAAAAAAPRAAAVSSSAARRGGTTPSTGPRIAAKAGPSPATAALQAENATLKETVTGLERERDFYFSKLRDIELLIQQAVEDDPELEKQEDGLVKHIQSILYSTEEGFEIPAEGEGLDDQETF, encoded by the exons ATGCCAACGAGTTCTGACCCGAAGCTTCTCTGCAGCGCCGCGCTCTGCCAGGTGTTTGACAGCATATTCATGGATGTGCCCATGTCCAAGGTCAAGTTCAACGCCAGCGGCGACTACGCCTACATACAAAACTTCAAAGTTTTGCAGA ACACCTTCCTCAAGCACCAGGTCGATAAGCCCATCCCCGTCGAAATGCTGGTGAAATGCAAGATGCAGGACAACCTGGAGTTTCTGCAATGGACGAAGAAGTTCTGGGACCTCAACTTCCCAGACCACGACTACGACGCAGTGGCACGGAGAAAGGGCGGTGGCATGCCAgccgcggctgctgcagcgcccagggctgctgctgttagCTCAAGCGCCGCGCGAAGAGGCGGCACGACCCCCAGCACCGGCCCTCGCATTGCCGCCAAGGCGGGCCCCAGCCCTGCTACCGCTGCTCTGCAGGCAGAGAATGCGACTCTGAAGGAGACTGTCACCGGCCTGGAGCGCGAGCGAGATTTCTACTTTAGCAAGCTCCGCGACATTGAGCTGCTGATCCAACAGGCCGTGGAGGATGATCCCGAGCTTGAGAAGCAGGAGGATGGCTTGGTCAAGCATATCCAGTCTATCCTGTACTCGACTGAGGAGGGCTTCGAGATTCCCGCAGAGGGCGAGGGTCTGGATGACCAGGAGACTTTCTAA
- a CDS encoding uncharacterized protein (EggNog:ENOG41), translating to MPSIYRGNYSFYSFNGLNCKFSTRQSSKMASPPPPPPFSSSISLSLTLRFARPASRSEITAVGISPSSTIAYAIYAGAQTDQPWIDTFDLRSQTSYSKIIGCVAAFSPKVHSSPSSPSRLRISTITSRSSPASASTSASLTPASSSSALPRIATLSATLIIRDFSSSKPILELKDVASPIAWSPDGRSIAAAEPRHRIGVWDVRTGTRTGRVPGHIAAVTHVAFMPDSHLVTTSRDGTLRVTNPVTMKTLYKLEIESSSTNPPCLGRLARWQHHCLHLGHNRAHLDAPARPAHIIWPLQHASL from the exons ATGCCCAGTATTTACCGCGGCAATTACTCATTCTATAGCTTCAATG GTCTCAATTGCAAGTTTTCAACACGCCAATCCTCAAAAAT ggcctctcctcctcctcctcctcccttctcctcctcaatctccctctccctcaccCTCCGCTTCGCCCGTCCCGCATCTCGCTCGGAAATCACCGCCGTCGGCATCTCCCCTTCTTCCACCATTGCCTACGCAATCTACGCCGGCGCCCAAACCGACCAGCCCTGGATCGACACCTTTGACCTCCGCTCCCAAACGAGCTACTCCAAAATCATCGGCTGCGTCGCTGCTTTCTCGCCCAAAGTCCACTCGTCTCCTTCGTCTCCGTCTCGCCTCCGCATCAGCACAATCACATCAAGGTcgtctccagcttcagcctcaacttcagcttctctcactccagcatcatcatcctctgcCCTCCCCCGCATCGCAACCCTCTCCGCCACGCTCATCATCCGCgacttctcctcctccaagcccatcCTCGAGCTCAAGGACGTCGCCTCCCCCATCGCCTGGTCCCCCGACGGCcgctccatcgccgccgccgagcccCGCCACCGCATCGGCGTGTGGGACGTCCGCACAGGGACCCGCACCGGCCGCGTGCCGGGCCACATCGCCGCCGTGACGCACGTCGCCTTCATGCCGGACTCGCACCTCGTCACCACTTCCCGTGACGGCACTCTCCGCGTCACCAACCCCGTCACGATGAAGACGCTCTACAAGCTCGAGATTGAGTCCTCGTCAACCAACCCCCCGTGCCTTGGCCGTCTCGCCCGATGGCAGCACCATTGTCTCCATCTGGGGCACAACCGTGCACATCTGGATGCCCCAGCACGGCCAGCTCACATCATATGGCCTCTCCAGCACGCGTCCCTGTGA
- a CDS encoding uncharacterized protein (EggNog:ENOG41), with product MDVASGAVICTKEGGPLVTSAAFSTDSKTLVLGRTSGDVEVWNVVNKADLN from the coding sequence ATGGACGTGGCTTCTGGCGCGGTCATCTGCACCAAGGAGGGAGGGCCGTTGGTCACGTCCGCGGCCTTTTCTACTGACAGCAAGACGCTTGTTTTGGGTAGAACGAGCGGCGACGTTGAAGTTTGGAATGTTGTGAACAAGGCGGATTTGAATTAG
- a CDS encoding uncharacterized protein (BUSCO:EOG092D1GCX), with protein sequence MAPSQKRSIEDDFIHTLSDNDEEVAQEELVAAQPPKKKAKTNKKSAKKNKDEEPQPEENEGQWGQKEENDGAMDSDFEFMLDDAGQFGEDGFEGWGFESAKQGMAVEKVGVDLEEIIRRRREKKKGGKESEAAEEGGEESAESANIDMDDDEDGVLADDAFGMNVDEDAEESDEDVEAKGSDEEEGDDDDDAASDNDSVATPVNHPDDMSDDDDDDEEDLEEKAKRDAFFAPEEKEKSGKKVDASSFQVMSLSRPIMRGITAVGFTKPTPIQAKTIPIALMGKDVVGGAVTGSGKTAAFVLPILERLLYRPKKIPTTRVVILTPTRELAIQCHAVATKLAAHTDIKFTLAVGGLSLKAQETELRLRPDVIIATPGRFIDHMRNSASFSVDTVEILVLDEADRMLEDGFADELNEILTTLPKSRQTMLFSATMTSTVDRLIKVGLNKPVRVMVDSQKKTAGTLIQEFVRLRPGREEKRMGYLAHICKNFYTEKVIIFFRQKKDAHRARIIFGLLGFSCAELHGSMNQTQRIASVENFRDGKVSYLLATDLASRGLDIKGVDTVINYEAPQSVEIYVHRVGRTARAGRTGISVTLAAEPDRKVVKAAVKAGKAQGSKIISRIIEAKDADKWQAEIDEMDDEIEEIEKEEKEERQLAQVEMQIKKSENIIKHEDEIKARPKRTWFETQHDKDNAKKAGKEELNGPRSAKKKAGSTKLSNKDKKRADLKMQRAEGKEWKKSKTDAKNAVGKTNKKKVAPVKGKAKVQVRKPRGKR encoded by the exons ATGGCGCCGTCACAGAAGAGATCAATCGAGGACGATTTCATCCATACCCTCTCGGATAACGACGAAGAAGTAGCCCAGGAAGAACTGGTTGCTGCTCAGCCTcccaagaagaaagcaaagacgAATAAGAAGTCGGCCAAGAAGAATAAGGATGAAGAGCCCCAGCCTGAAGAAAACGAAGGCCAATGGGGccagaaggaggagaatgaTGGTGCAATGGATTCCGATTTTGAATTCATGCTAGACGATGCTGGCCAATTCGGCGAAGACGGGTTTGAGGGATGGGGATTCGAAAGCGCAAAGCAGGGAATGGCCGTCGAGAAGGTCGGCGTTGATCTGGAAGAGATTATAAGACGAcgaagggaaaagaagaagggcggcAAGGAGTCTGAGGCCGCGGAAGAGGGCGGTGAAGAGTCTGCGGAGAGTGCCAACATCgacatggacgacgacgaagacggaGTGCTGGCAGATGATGCATTCGGTATGAATGTTGACGAGGATGCTGAAGAGTCTGATGAGGACGTCGAAGCCAAGGGAtctgacgaagaagagggcgacgatgacgatgatgcagcTTCAGATAACGATTCTGTAGCCACGCCAGTCAACCACCCCGACGATATGtctgacgatgacgacgatgacgaagaagatctCGAAGAGAAAGCCAAGCGAGATGCTTTCTTCGCCCctgaagaaaaggaaaagtctGGAAAGAAAGTGGACGCCTCATCCTTCCAAGTCATGTCTTTGTCGAGGCCCATTATGCGTGGTATCACTGCTGTTGGCTTCACCAAGCCAACGCCTATTCAAGCCAAGACTATTCCCATCGCTCTCATGGGCAAGGATGTCGTCGGTGGCGCAGTTACGGGTTCCGGAAAGACAGCAGCCTTTGTGCTTCCTATTCTGGAACGACTTCTCTATCGACCCAAGAAGATTCCTACCACGCGTGTTGTGATTCTTACGCCCACTCGTGAGCTGGCAATCCAGTGTCACGCCGTAGCCACAAAATTAGCAGCACACACAGACATCAAATTCACTTTGGCTGTCGGTGGTCTCAGTCTCAAAGCTCAGGAGACAGAACTTCGTTTGAGGCCAGACGTCATCATTGCGACCCCGGGTCGATTCATTGATCACATGAGAAATTCTGCTAGTTTCTCCGTTGACACCGTTGAGATTCTCGTCCTTGATGAGGCCGATCGAATGCTTGAAGACGGTTTCGCCGACGAACTCAACGAAATTCTCACAACTTTGCCCAAGTCACGCCAAAcgatgctcttctccgcTACCATGACTTCCACCGTCGACCGTCTTATCAAGGTCGGTCTTAACAAGCCTGTGAGAGTCATGGTCGATTCTCAAAAGAAAACGGCCGGTACGTTGATTCAGGAGTTTGTGAGACTTCGCCCGGGCCGCGAAGAGAAGCGTATGGGTTATCTGGCACACATCTGCAAGAACTTTTACACCGAAaaagtcatcatcttcttccgccAAAAGAAGGATGCTCACAGGGCCCGAATCATCTTTGGTCTCCTGGGCTTCTCTTGTGCGGAGCTCCACGGTAGCATGAACCAGACACAG CGTATTGCCAGTGTCGAAAATTTCCGAGACGGCAAGGTTTCCTACCTACTGGCAACAGACTTGGCCTCTCGTGGTCTGGATATCAAGGGCGTTGATACCGTCATCAACTACGAGGCTCCCCAGTCTGTAGAGATTTACGTGCACAGAGTTGGTCGAACAGCCCGTGCTGGCCGTACCGGTATATCAGTGACTCTTGCCGCTGAGCCCGACCGCAAGGTCGTCAAGGCTGCTGTCAAGGCCGGCAAGGCTCAGGGATCCAAGATCATAAGCCGCATCATCGAGGCAAAGGACGCGGACAAATGGCAGGCTGAAATCGACGAGATGGACGACGAAatcgaagagattgaaaaggaggagaaggaggagaggcagcTCGCCCAGGTCGAGATGCAGatcaagaagagcgagaacATCATCAAGCACGAGGATGAGATTAAAGCACGGCCAAAGCGGACATGGTTCGAGACGCAGCATGACAAGGAcaacgccaagaaggccggAAAGGAGGAACTCAACGGCCCACGCAgcgcgaagaagaaggccggcTCAACCAAGCTGAgcaacaaggacaagaagcgcGCCGATCTGAAGATGCAGCGCGCCGAAGGAaaggagtggaagaagagcaagacggACGCCAAAAACGCCGTGGGTAAGActaacaagaagaaggttgCTCccgtcaagggcaaggcaaaGGTTCAGGTGAGGAAGCCAAGGGGGAAAAGGTGA
- a CDS encoding uncharacterized protein (EggNog:ENOG41~TransMembrane:2 (o51-69i81-100o)), producing MSAPPPPPPPHGEAKPSGLPPGNYDIFVIPQHSSGSGFLYLPSLQPNTNSFVAGFASALICVAVFQLMAPAFKMWLSGAQVSGMAVTTLMLGVGIGAWSLGRMQTGGPVPVSSSNGSTRGPGPSEGQGGGFSNGHGPYGSSNGKQGGFGDPNSGGQSDPNGPPPPPPHSRPSNGAPPPPRHDRSNGSWKSADAQSEEPPRPPRHESEPASSPSHRSPSQKRAPASESERPPTRQRQPPPSEDKAPTESEKSASPKKKKKKVTLVDDKMPPPEADKTPLRSEQKQSEIPKRTPLAEKNPPELEKKQPSLEKRHSLSVDSKRVSSPEKKRSIPEFEKVSMTQERKTFPELDKMSIPVSKPTSKLPRMPDLAPIPPFMPRPDSRPETRSPTKTDAPASNETKSKPTPAPESEPKSPPPSEAKKPDTPKGTWEKAREEMRKKEEDRRLKEAEQKRRETAAKKLLELRAKEAKERQGREAREEVERAEAERRRQQEELELARQREREAREREAIEKEAKIQEARRREALERESREREARQREELRRREDEAKKTAEAEAKARVEAKAAEEAKIIADARAAVEARAAAEAKAAAEAKAAAEAKATDFRASRAGNTYAYSSVGEKTSMWPNGRPPVPPLSPSTVSPSTSSPDRSDRTERQERSFDRGESPTKRAPPPAAAPSEAPSSASRRTDPSARHSYGPAKSHVSSNSSYVESETYSARPYDQPSRPPPHQQQQQQQQQQYHRQQQYQQQQQQPPPPPHAQSPPNKPRHRKSTSSLTGSDASWAASQTTARTTPPPSMRSGPYSTSDPDKIVIQSVYLFQNEFTKAPASQLISGVGTVTDGLILRITTEGLFIDDDVRGVPQREWDVKAWTLKLVEVWCLPHCLNAPQPAGSATGRSSGFFHKMKKPDREGANALTGDEADLYLQDMLHTCRECCRLGMCDRTFKNTNIQSSTGQTGEWKSKGLHVLRATIRDQEAKRYLFIVEETEGWKLAVGLQRLRRGSMVRQLGVASMPPSEVRGMLETLGWVA from the coding sequence ATGAGCGcgccgcctccaccgccgccgccgcatgGCGAGGCCAAGCCTTCGGGCCTGCCTCCCGGCAACTACGACATATTCGTCATTCCCCAGCACTCGTCAGGCTCTGGCTTTTTATACCTGCCGTCCTTGCAGCCGAACACCAACAGTTTTGTGGCTGGCTTTGCTTCTGCGCTGATATGCGTTGCCGTGTTTCAACTGATGGCCCCAGCCTTTAAGATGTGGCTTAGTGGCGCTCAAGTTTCTGGGATGGCGGTAACGACATTGATGCTGGGAGTTGGTATTGGGGCCTGGTCCCTGGGCCGGATGCAGACTGGTGGACCAGTACCTGTGTCAAGCTCGAATGGTTCAACGCGAGGGCCAGGCCCTTCGGAAGGCCAAGGCGGAGGATTCAGCAATGGACATGGGCCTTATGGATCAAGCAACGGCAAGCAGGGTGGTTTTGGCGACCCTAATTCAGGAGGACAATCTGACCCAAACGGACCACCTCCGCCACCACCTCACAGCCGACCTTCTAACGGTGCACCACCTCCGCCACGCCACGACAGATCTAATGGATCTTGGAAGAGCGCGGATGCTCAGTCGGAGGAACCGCCTCGGCCGCCAAGACACGAGAGCGAGCCCGCTTCATCTCCGTCTCATCGCTCACCATCCCAAAAAAGAGCACCAGCGTCAGAGTCAGAGCGGCCGCCAAcacgccagcgccagcctccGCCATCAGAGGACAAGGCTCCTACCGAATCCGAGAAATCAGcgtcgccaaagaagaagaagaagaaggtgaccCTGGTGGACGATAAGATGCCACCTCCAGAAGCCGACAAGACGCCACTGAGGTCTGAGCAGAAGCAGTCAGAAATCCCAAAGAGAACGCCATTGGCCGAAAAGAACCCTCCAGAGCTTGAGAAAAAGCAGCCTTCGCTAGAAAAGAGGCATTCTCTATCAGTGGATTCCAAACGTGTCTCCTCtcctgagaagaagagaagcatcCCTGAGTTTGAAAAGGTGTCAATGActcaagagagaaaaacgTTTCCTGAATTAGACAAGATGTCGATACCAGTATCCAAACCAACGTCCAAGCTACCTCGCATGCCAGACTTGGCACCGATTCCCCCCTTCATGCCGAGACCAGACTCTCGCCCAGAGACGCGTTCGCCTACGAAGACAGATGCTCCGGCATCGAACGAAACAAAGTCGAAACCCACTCCTGCACCTGAATCCGAACCAAAGTCACCTCCTCCGtcggaggcgaagaagcccgATACGCCAAAGGGAACGTGGGAGAAGGCCCGCGAAgaaatgaggaagaaggaagaagataGACGActcaaagaagcagagcaaAAGCGCCGTGAAACAgccgccaagaagctgctcgagctacgcgccaaagaggccaaggagcgACAAGGTCgagaggcgagagaagaGGTGGAGCGAGCTGAGGCGGAGAGGAGGCGTCAACAGGAAGAGTTGGAGCTGGCCAGGCAACGGGAGCGAGAAGCCAGAGAAAGGGAAGCGatagagaaagaagcaaagataCAGGAAGCTAGACGAAGAGAGGCCCTGGAAAGAGAGTCTAGAGAAAGGGAAGCGAGGCAAAGGGAAGAATTGCGacggagagaagatgaagccaagAAAACGGCCgaagcagaggccaaggccagagTCGAGGCCAAAGCggccgaagaagcaaaaatcaTTGCAGACGCCAGAGCCGCAGTCGAAGCTAGAGCCGCGGCTGAAGCCAAAGCGGCCGCCGAGGCcaaagcagctgctgagGCCAAAGCAACTGACTTTCGAGCAAGCCGGGCTGGCAACACGTATGCATACTCTAGCGTTGGCGAAAAGACAAGCATGTGGCCGAATGGCCGGCCTCCTGTTCCTCCCCTTTCGCCTTCTACAGTATCGCCATCAACCTCGTCGCCTGACCGATCAGACAGGACAGAGAGACAGGAAAGGTCTTTCGATAGAGGCGAGAGTCCCACGAAAAGGGCACCAcctcctgctgccgctccaTCCGAAGCTCCCTCATCTGCGTCTAGAAGAACAGACCCTTCGGCGAGACACTCATACGGTCCTGCAAAGTCACATGTTAgtagcaacagcagctaTGTGGAATCGGAGACGTACTCTGCCAGGCCATACGACCAGCCAAGCAGACCACCACCccaccaacagcagcagcaacagcagcagcagcaatatcaTCGACAACAGCaatatcagcagcagcagcagcagccaccgcCACCGCCTCATGCCCAGTCGCCGCCTAACAAGCCAAGGCATAGAAAGTCGACGTCTTCTCTCACAGGGTCCGACGCATCGTGGGCCGCCTCCCAGACAACCGCACGAACAACGCCGCCTCCTTCGATGCGATCGGGCCCCTATTCGACTAGCGACCCTGACAAGATTGTGATTCAATCTGTATATCTCTTCCAGAACGAGTTCACCAAGGCAccggccagccagctcatATCGGGAGTCGGCACGGTGACGGATGGATTAATTCTTCGCATCACAACGGAGGGGCTCTTTATCGACGACGATGTCCGAGGCGTCCCCCAGCGCGAGTGGGATGTCAAGGCTTGGACGCTCAAGCTCGTCGAGGTCTGGTGTCTGCCGCACTGTTTGAACGCACCACAGCCAGCGGGATCTGCGACTGGAAGGAGCTCGGGCTTCTTTCATAAGATGAAAAAACCGGATCGTGAGGGTGCCAACGCCCTGACTGGTGATGAAGCAGACCTTTACTTGCAAGACATGCTTCATACTTGCAGGGAGTGTTGTCGGCTTGGTATGTGCGACCGCACGTTCAAGAACACCAACATTCAGTCATCAACGGGACAGACTGGGGAGTGGAAGTCCAAGGGTTTACATGTGCTGCGGGCGACAATTCGTGACCAAGAAGCCAAGCGGTACCTCTTTATCGTGGAGGAGACCGAGGGCTGGAAGCTTGCGGTTGGACTGCAACGCCTGCGACGAGGATCCATGGTTCGACAACTGGGTGTGGCTAGCATGCCGCCTTCTGAAGTTCGTGGCATGCTGGAAACCTTGGGTTGGGTTGCCTAA